In Bacteroidales bacterium, the genomic window AATACTGGGATTCTCCCGTAGTTGATACATATCATATACAGAAACTTCCTGTATTGTATCTCCTGGATGAGAATGGGAAAATAGTCTCAAAGGATTTTGACATCAATTTGCTGCCCGAACTGATTAAGTGAGAATTATTCTGCTAGAGAAAGAACATAAAATACTTTTACACTGACATAAATACAGATGAGAAATTTACTAATCTTTCTATGCTGCGCGGCAGCTTTTACAGCCTGTTCAAAAGAACGTGTTTCAGTTTCAGGTAAAATTACAAACGCTGCTGACAGTATGTTGTATCTCGAAGAGGTCGGCGTATATAACACTGTAAAGGTTGACTCGGTTAAGCTCAGTAAAAACGGCCGTTTCAGCTTTCATTACAATGAAAAGATGTCAGGCTTTTACCAGCTCCGAATACCAAAGGATAAGATTATCGTATTTTTTCCGAACCCGGGCGAGAAGATTAAAATAACTGCCGACGCAAAAGATGTGGTTTCATCGGTTGAAGTTAGTGGTTCGCATGATACCGAGCAAATATCGAAGCTTATAAAAATGCTGAATGAAACCAGGGTAAGGCTTGATTCAGTTGCTGTAATATATGATAAAACTGAAGGTGATACGGCAAAAGAGGTCCTGAAAAAGAAGTATAACAGTATCCTTGAAAAGCACAGGCGGGCATCCATCGCTTACCTGCTTACTCATTACAACTCGTTGTCGAGCCTGTACGCCATTTACCAGCAGTATGCCCCGAACAATTATGTTTTCTACAAAACCACGGATCTTCAGTATTTCAAGATATTGACCGATTCGCTTACCAAATATCATCCGAAATCACCACATGTTGCTGCACTGAAGTCATTTTCAAACAGGCGGCTGAATGAACTTAAAACCCAGATGCTAATGGGAATGCCCGGAGTAAAAGTAAATCAGTTGCCTGAAATTGAGTTACCGGATTTTGCCGGTGACACCGTTTCTCTTGCCTCGCTGAAGGGCAAACTGGTGTTGCTTACGTTTTGGGTTTCGGGTAGCAACGATTGCGTAAACAATAACCTTGAACTGAAGAAAATTTACCAAAAATTCAGGAGCCGCGGATTTGAGATATTCCAGGTTTCATTCGACAATTCAGTTGAAGCATGGCAAAAAGCCGTCAGGTTTGACGAACTTCCCTGGGTTAGTGTGATTGAATCAGGAAATAATTCAGTACTGGCAGGAAACTACAATGTTACCGCCTTGCCTGCCAATTACCTGATCGACAGGGATAATGTTTCTATTCTGGCTAAAAATCTTACGCCTGACCAGCTGCAGGCAAAACTGCAGCAGATGAACTAACTCTTTACAGGGTGGCAGCAGGGAAAAATATATATTTTATTTCTGATCTTCATCTTGGACTTTATCCTCCGGAAAGAAGCACCAAACGGGAGCGAATTCTTGTCGACTGGCTCGACAGCATTAAAAACGATGCATCAGAACTGTACATGCTCGGCGATATTTTCGACTTTTGGCATGAATACAGGCATGTGGTGCCACGAGGATTTGTAAGGTTCCTTGGTAAACTGGCAGAGCTTTCCGATTCGGGAGTCCAACTTCATTTTTTTACCGGAAACCACGATATCTGGGTTTATGATTACCTTCCTGCCGAATTGGGTTTAAAAGTATACAGAGAAAGCATTACACGTACTATCAACGGAAAGCGGTTTTTCCTTTCTCATGGTGATGGGGTTGGCCCGTGGGAAACCGGTTATAAACTGATGAAATGGGCATTTACAAACCGGTTGCTTCAGTGGTTTTTTGCAAGGATACATCCCAATGCATCCATGGCGTTCGGAAAAAGGTGGTCAAAAAGCAGCCGGTATGCAAAGGGAATAATTGCTGAAGATTTTAAGGGTGAGGACAAGGAATACCAGATTATGTTCGCCCGGTCTGCCATTGCCAGGGACCATTATGATTATTTTGTATTTGGCCACCGCCATATTCCCTATGATATCAGGATCGCGGAAAACAGCCGTGTGATCAATCTCGGCGACTGGATCACGAATTTCACCTATGCAGTTTGGGATGGTACCGATGTTACGCTTAAATCCGTTTTTCCGGAGAACGAGCAGAGGATTTTGAGGAAGTAGCACTTTAGCTATTAAGTAATAAGGATTTTAGGCCTGAGTTTGCAGTCACCAGTCACCAATTACCAGTTACCAGTCACCAGTCACCAGTCACCATTTACCAGTCACCAGTCACCAGTCACCAGTCAACTTTTTCCTGCAGGGTATTGTTAGTGTGTTATAACTACCTATGACACAATAATCCATGGAACTAACGCTCATAAGTCTTGTATTCATTGCAGGATATGTGTTTATTGCAATTGAGCACAAAATTAAAATTGATAAGGCTGCCAGTGCCCTCATCACCGGAGTGCTTTGCTGGCTTCTTTATTATATGAATCAGCATCATTCATCCGAAACCGAACTCCGGTTAACCGAACACCTCGGTGAAATTGCAGGCATACTGTTCTTCCTTATGGGGGCTATGACAATAGTTGAGGTGGTGGATTCCCATGATGGTTTTTCCCTGATCACCAACCTTGTGCGTACCCGTTCAAAAACTACAATCCTTATCCTGATATCTGCTATTACCTTCTTTCTATCAGCTATTCTTGATAATCTCACCACTTCGATCGTAATGACATCCTTATGCAAAAAGCTGATTCATGAAAAGGAAGAGAGGCTATGGTTTGCATCCATGGTAATCATTGCGGCCAATGCCGGCGGGGCCTGGTCACCGATAGGCGATGTGACAACAACCATGCTTTGGATAAAGGGACAAATCACAGCCGGCAATATTATTATCAAAACCTTTATTCCAAGCCTTGTGGTAGTTGTGGTTCCACTTGCCATTATGCTTTTCAGGTTCAGAGGGCAAAAAATTCAACGGGTTAATTCCGACAGTCAAAAGAACAGTGTTTCAGATAGCAATATTATACTCTTCAGTGGTATAGGCCTGCTGATCTTTGTTCCGGTTTTCAAAACCTTAACTCATATGCCTCCTTTTATGGGGATGCTGATCGCCCTGGGAATAATTTGGGTTATAAGTAGTTTAGTTCATATCAACAAGAATCCGGATTTAAGGCATAAATTTTCAGTGGCTAATGCGTTGCATAAAATTGATACTTCAAGCATTCTGTTTTTTCTCGGCATTTTGCTTGCCGTATCCGCATTACAGGCTATAGGAGCGCTGACTGGATTGGCAGAATATATTAACCGCTATGTGAGCAATATATATACTACTGGAACCATTTTAGGACTTATGTCGGCAATTATCGACAATGTTCCTTTAGTTGCCGCGGCCCAGGGCATGTATAGCCTTGATGTATTCCCAACTGATCATGCTTTCTGGGAGTTCCTGGCTCTTTCGGCCGGAACGGGCGGCAGCGCCATTATAATCGGATCCGCAGCAGGAGTTGCCGTAATGGGAATTGAAAAAATTAATTTTTTCTGGTATTTGAAAAATATCAGCTGGCTTGCTTTGCTTGGCTTCTTCGCTGGTTTGGGAGCCTATATGCTTCAGCAGATGGTTTTTTAAGCTGAAAATTTCTTAAATCAAAAATCGGTGTTCGGTGTTCAGTCTTCGGTTTTATGGGACGAATGAGACGAATGAGACGAATGTGACTGTTATACCTACATTCGTGTCAGGCTTTGGTGCAGGGGTAAAAAAGAGAGGCTATGGTTTGACAAGATCAACCATAACCTCTCTTCTTTTGCTACTAGTCTAAAAGCCTAATAGTCTCCTAAATCAGCGACGTAGCCAGTGTTACCCCCACCACAACAATGGATACCATGCTCATAAGTTTGATGAGGATGTTAAGCGAAGGACCGGAGGTGTCTTTGAATGGATCTCCGACCGTGTCACCAACAACAGCGGCTTTGTGGGAATCACTTCCCTTACCTCCGAAATTGCCTTCCTCGATGAATTTCTTGGCATTATCCCAGGCACCGCCGGCATTAGCCATGAAAATAGCAAGAATAAAGCCTGTGGCTGTACTGCCGATCAAAAGGCCCATAACTCCGGCTACTCCGAAAACAATACCGGTGACTACAGGTATAATGATGGCAAGAAGTGACGGCAACAGCATTTCGCGTTGTGCACCACGGGTTGAAATAGCCACACAACGGGCATAATCAGGAGTTGATTTTCCTTCAAGAATACCCGGAATTTCACGGAATTGGCGGCGTACTTCATCCACCATGGCCTGAGCGGCACGTCCTACAGCAGTCATCGAAAGACCACAGAAGAGGAATGCAGCCATGGAACCGAGAAATGCACCTACAAGAACACGCGGATTCATCAAATCGATATTGAAATACGACATGATATCGTGTATGCCGGCTTTGTGAATATCAAGACCGGTGGTAGCAGTAAACGCTTCAGCTTTGGCTGGTAACCTGGAAATTCCCACTTTGATTTCCTCAACATAGGAAGCAAGCAATGCAAGGGCAGTAAGAGCGGCTGAGCCGATAGCAAAACCTTTGCCTGTTGCAGCGGTAGTGTTTCCAAGTGAATCAAGCGCATCAGTACGTTTACGTACTTCTGGTCCCAGGTGGCTCATTTCGGCATTTCCACCGGCATTATCGGCGATAGGTCCATAAGCATCGGTTGCAAGGGTGATACCCAGGGTTGAAAGCATACCTACAGCTGCAATACCAATTCCATACAAGCCGAAGCTTATATTGGTGAAAGTAAAGTTTGCTGCAAAAAGATAAGCCAGGATAATGGCTACAGAAACGATTAACACCGGGAATGCGGTTGAAATCATACCTGTACCAATACCATTGATTATAACGGTTGCGGGTCCGGTTTTTGAAGCACCTGCAATTGCCTGTGTGGGTTTAAAGCCTGCAGAGGTATAGTATTCTGTAGTTTTTCCAATTCCTATACCTGAAACAAGACCAACCAGCATGGCACCCCAAACGCCAAAATAATTGGGAATATCGAGAATGTAAAGGATACCAAGAGAAAATATTGCTATGAATACCGAACTTATATTCACCCCGCGACCCAGTGAAGCCAGAAGTTCTTTTTGAGATGCGCCTTCTTTTGTACGAACAACAAAAATACCGAGGATTGAAAGCACAATTCCAACAGCAGCTACAAGCATAGGAGCAATAACTGCGTTAAACTGAATTTGTGTTGCATCGGTTACAGCAATACCGGCTGCAGCCAGACCTGCTGCGGTGAAGCCAGATGCGCCAAGGGCAGCTGTTGAAAGGATTGAACCGCAATATGATTCATAAAGGTCAGCGCCCATACCGGCCACGTCACCTACATTGTCACCTACGTTATCTGCAATAGTTGCGGGATTCCGGGGGTCGTCCTCAGGAATGCCTGCTTCAACCTTACCAACAAGGTCAGCGCCGACATCGGCAGCCTTTGTGTAAATACCACCGCCAACACGGGCAAACAATGCCTGTGTGGAAGCACCCATACCGAATGTAAGTGTTGTTGTAGTAATGATGATAAGTTTCATCGACGGATCACTTGCAATTAGTGTGTTGGTAGTGTTGTCAAGTGCACCGATAATGAAGTTCAATGCATAAAACCAGATTGAAATGTCGAGCAGACCAAGGCCTACAACTACAAGACCCATTACTGCACCTGAACGGAATGCCACCCTGAGACCGTGATTCAATGAATGTTGGGCAGCATTGGCAGCGCGGGCTGAGGCATAAGTAGCCGTACGCATTCCGATGAAACCCGATAAACCGCTGAAAAAGCCGCCGGTCAGAAATGCAAAAGGCACCCAGGGGTTCTGAATATGCAGAACATAGGCAAGTACAGCAAAAATCAGGGTAAGAATTACAAAAATCAGGGACACTACCTTATACTGCTGTTTAAGATAGGCCATAGCCCCTTCGCGCACATACTGCGCAATTTTTTTCATAGTGTCGGTCCCTTCATCCTCCTTCATCATCTGCTTAAAGAAATAATAAGCAAATCCAAGAGCCAAAGCAGATCCGCACGGCACTAGCCAGAAAAGATTATTTAACATAGGCAAAGAACTTAAGGTTAATAATGGATTAGTGAGAAAAGAGATATACTAATTTGTCTATCAAATTATAATATCAATATGATAAAGATAATGATTTAAATACATGTTGATATTCCTGATGTCTAATATTTGTGAGTTATTCGGTTAACAATTACGGCATTAGTATGACAAATCAGGCCTTGCGTTTAAGGTTCGCAGAATTCCCTTTTTTTCAGGCGTAAATACAACCCGTTTATTTAAATTTGTTTACGTAATCAAAACGTGAACAAATGAAGAAATTAACTGGTTTTTTAAGTTTATTAAGCATTATGGCTTCAATTAACCTTTTCGGCCAGGGACAAAAGACCCCTGAAAGTACAGAATTGTGGGAACCGGTCCCGCCGGTTGTAACTCCCGGTACAGGAAATTCCGCCCCGTCAGATGCGATAGTCCTTTTCGACGGTACCAACCTGGATGAATGGACCAATGCGAGCGGTCAGGCAGCCGGATGGACAGTGGGCGACGGTGCAATGACCGTTAAAGCAGGAGCCGGCATAATTAAAACAAAACGAGGTTTTGGCGACTGCCAATTGCATATCGAATGGAGAACACCTGCAGAAGTAAAAGGTGATGGACAGGGACGCGGAAATAGCGGTATTTTCCTGCAGGGTTTGTATGAGTTACAGGTTCTCGACAGTTATGATAATAAAACCTATGTTAACGGACAGGCCGGTTCGATTTACAAACAGGCAATTCCGCTTGTAAATGCATGCAGAAAACCCGGTGAATGGCAGGCTTATGATATTATTTTCCAGGCCCCCCGGTTTAATGAAAATGGAAGGGTAGTCATACCGGGCCGGATCACTGTTTTGCAGAATGGTGTATTAATTCTCAACAACTTTGAAATCAGGGGAACAACAGAATATATAGGCGCCCCCAGACCTGTGGTTCATGGTATGAAAGAACCTCTTCAGCTGCAGGATCACGGGAACCCGGTTTCGTACAGGAATATCTGGATAAGGGAACTTTAATAATGTGCTAATTTGCCAATGTGTTAATGTGCTAATAAAATCCTATTGGCACATTAGCACATTAGCACATTAGCACATTAGCACATTATCCCAAAAGCTCCCTCACCTTATCCGCAATCATCTTACCGTCGGCTTTACCGGCTAGTTCTTTTGTAGCAGTACCCATTACCTTGCCAAGATCTTTTGCAGATGTAGCTCCGACCCGGGCAATAATTGCCTTTAAGACAGGAATCAGTTCTGCTTCGGTCATCTGTTTTGGCAGGTATTCTTCGATGATATTGGCTTCTTTAATTTCATTCTCAGCCAGTTCAGGCCGGTTTTGAGTTTTGAATATTTCAGCCGATTCACGACGCTGTTTTACCATTTTCTGAAGGATTTTCATTTCCTGGTCCGGTGTCACTTCGTGTGATCCTGATTCAGTCTTTGCAAGCAACAAAGCCGTCTTTATTGCTCTCAGTGATTCCAGCCTGTCTTTTTGCTTCGCCAGCATGGCGGCTTTCAGGTCTTCGGAGATTTTGTCGAAAAGATTCATGTGGTAGTTTGTCAGAAAAACTTCTTAATTCGTAAATCAGTGTTCGGTGTTCGGTGTTAGTGCCATTCTCCCTTTGCAACGCATTGCCTGTTCGGGCAGATTGCTTCGTCGCATCATTAATCACTATAATCAGTGATCAATCACGCTCCTCGCAATGACGTGATCTCTCAATCCACCGCCCCGTGCAGAAACGGGTTTTCCTTGCTGAGCTTTACCTGGGAATTTTCATCATCGGAAAGACTGTAATTAGAAAGCTTGCTTTCCTCTGAATACTTCTGGGGATTGATCTGGATCTGTTTTCTTTTAAATGCCGGAGTATTTTCAAGTTCTTCAATTTCCCTGTCGCTTTGCCTGTTTCCATGCTTCAGTTCCTTGAGCTCTTCATGGGCTCTTTTGATTGTATTTACCCTGTCACTCGCTTTCCTTGCGTCGATTGGCCTCCGAACCCTGCTCAGGTTCCTGAGGATCTCATCGTCTACCGTGTTCATATCAAACTCGATGGTACGCTGGGAAGGCTGAACCAACCCACTTTTTTGCGTGGGCGCATCCTTTACAACAAAAATACTTTCTTCCTCATGGTCATGTACTGTAATGTCGGAAAGGGGAATCCTGTCGATTTCCTTTTTATGCATATACAGTTCGGGAATGCTGTTTGCGTTGAACCCTGTAGCAATCACTGTTACGCTTATCCTGTCGCCCAGCTCCGGATCATTTCCGTTACCCCAAATCAGGTCGGAGTTAATTCCTGAGCAATCTTTTACATAATCAATGATCTGGCCGATTTCATCCATTGTGACTTCTTCATCGCCTGAAATGATGTTGAGCAGGATATTTTTTGCCCCTTTGATATCCGTATCATTAAGCAATGGAGAGTTCAATGCCTGTTTAATGGCATTAATTGCCCTTCCTTCACCGGATGCCGTACCGGTGCCCAGTATCGACACACCGCTGTTTGTCATTACAGTCTGAACATCGGCGAAGTCGACGTTTATAAAACCATGAACAGTTATGATCTCTGCTATCCCTTTGGCTGCAACGGCCAGCACATCATCAGCCCTTGAAAAAGCTTCTGATACCCTCAGATCGCCGTATATCTGCCGGATTTTTTCATTATTGATGACGAGCAGCGAATCCACATGCTTTTCAAGTTCGGCAATTCCCTCAAGAGCCTGGTTCACCCGTCTGGGTCCCTCATTTTTAAACGGTATCGTTACTATTGCAACGGTTAATATACCCAGCTCCCTGGCCGCTTTAGCGATCACCGGGGCAGCACCTGTTCCGGTACCGCCGCCCATCCCTGCCGTTATAAACAGCATGCGGGTGTTGATGCTAAGAATTTCATTCAGGTTATCAATACTTTCGATAGCCGCCTGCCTGCCGATGGCCGGTTTATTCCCTGCACCACGTCCCTCGGTGAGTGAGGCACCAAGCTGAATTTTCACCGGCACAGGAGTATTTGCCAGTGCCTGCGCATCGGTGTTGCATACAATAAAATCAACATCCTTGATTCCCTGCTTAAACATATGGTTCACCGCATTGCTGCCTCCGCCGCCTACCCCCAGCACCTTAATGATGGAGGATTTATTTACGGGCAATTCAAAATGCATGAGTTCGTCCATGGCTTAGGTTTTTAATTAACGTCCTTATTCAGTGTCATCATCGAATATGTTCTCAATCGTATTCTTAAACGAGCCAATAATATTGCTGAGCCGGCTGGTATGCCTGGTTGCAACTACCGGTTCTTCCTTGATGGCAGCAACTTCAGGCTCGGGTTCTTTTTCAACCTGTTCCTTAACGGTTACGGGTGCCTTGTTTTCAAAACCCTTATAAAGCAAACCCACGCTTGTTGAATACATCGGATGATTCACTTCCTTCAGTCCCGCGTTATTCACGTTTACATTGGGCATACCGATCCTTACATCCAGACCGGTCTTGTATTTGATGAGCTGTGGCAGGTGACGAAGCTGCGATCCTCCTCCTGTAATCACAATGCCTGCGGTGAGTTTCTCCATGCAGTCTGAACTTTCGAGCTGGAAGACGATTGCATCAATAATTTCTTCCATACGGCTCTGGATAATATAGGCAAGGCTTTTTATCGAAACCTCCTTGGGCTCTCTTCCGCTGATACCCGGAACAGCAACAACCTTTGCCTCTTCAGCCAGGTCTCCGAGGGCTGATCCATACTGGATTTTAAGAAGTTCGGCATGCTTGTTCAGGATGGAGCAGCCTTCGGTGATGTCCCTTGTGATTACATTTCCGCCAAACGGGATTACCGCCGTGTGCTTTATTATATCATCGTAATAAACGGCAATATCCGTTGTACCACCACCGATATCCACCAGTGCCACGCCTGCTTCAATTTCATCTTCAGTGAGCACTGCAACTGCCGAGGCCAAAGGTTCAAGGATCATCTGTTTCACGTTGATCCCCACCCTGTTCACGCATCTTTCGATCGTACGGGCCGATGTGGTCTGGCCTATAACAATGTGGTAATTGCCTTCAAGGCGCTTGCCAAACATGCCTATAGGATTTTTTACCCCTGTTTCATTGTCCACCACATAGCTTTGCGGAATCACATGGATGATTTCTTCACCGGGCTGTATCGAGATTTTATACATTTCCGAAAGCAGCTTGTCAGTGTCTTCCTTTTTAATTTCTTCTTCGTAAGAATCACGAAGGATATAGCCGCGGTTCTGGAGACTGTTGATGTGCTGGCCGGCGATTCCCACGTACGCTTCCCGTATTTTGAAGCCCATCTGTTTCTGAACTTCATCCACCGTGTATTTTATTGCACTCA contains:
- a CDS encoding UDP-2,3-diacylglucosamine diphosphatase, with the translated sequence MAAGKNIYFISDLHLGLYPPERSTKRERILVDWLDSIKNDASELYMLGDIFDFWHEYRHVVPRGFVRFLGKLAELSDSGVQLHFFTGNHDIWVYDYLPAELGLKVYRESITRTINGKRFFLSHGDGVGPWETGYKLMKWAFTNRLLQWFFARIHPNASMAFGKRWSKSSRYAKGIIAEDFKGEDKEYQIMFARSAIARDHYDYFVFGHRHIPYDIRIAENSRVINLGDWITNFTYAVWDGTDVTLKSVFPENEQRILRK
- a CDS encoding GatB/YqeY domain-containing protein, whose protein sequence is MNLFDKISEDLKAAMLAKQKDRLESLRAIKTALLLAKTESGSHEVTPDQEMKILQKMVKQRRESAEIFKTQNRPELAENEIKEANIIEEYLPKQMTEAELIPVLKAIIARVGATSAKDLGKVMGTATKELAGKADGKMIADKVRELLG
- the ftsA gene encoding cell division protein FtsA gives rise to the protein MSQTNNILAAIDIGTTKIVTIAGRMIDNKLEILGMSKTPSKGVKRGVVLNIEEAVSAIKYTVDEVQKQMGFKIREAYVGIAGQHINSLQNRGYILRDSYEEEIKKEDTDKLLSEMYKISIQPGEEIIHVIPQSYVVDNETGVKNPIGMFGKRLEGNYHIVIGQTTSARTIERCVNRVGINVKQMILEPLASAVAVLTEDEIEAGVALVDIGGGTTDIAVYYDDIIKHTAVIPFGGNVITRDITEGCSILNKHAELLKIQYGSALGDLAEEAKVVAVPGISGREPKEVSIKSLAYIIQSRMEEIIDAIVFQLESSDCMEKLTAGIVITGGGSQLRHLPQLIKYKTGLDVRIGMPNVNVNNAGLKEVNHPMYSTSVGLLYKGFENKAPVTVKEQVEKEPEPEVAAIKEEPVVATRHTSRLSNIIGSFKNTIENIFDDDTE
- a CDS encoding DUF1080 domain-containing protein translates to MKKLTGFLSLLSIMASINLFGQGQKTPESTELWEPVPPVVTPGTGNSAPSDAIVLFDGTNLDEWTNASGQAAGWTVGDGAMTVKAGAGIIKTKRGFGDCQLHIEWRTPAEVKGDGQGRGNSGIFLQGLYELQVLDSYDNKTYVNGQAGSIYKQAIPLVNACRKPGEWQAYDIIFQAPRFNENGRVVIPGRITVLQNGVLILNNFEIRGTTEYIGAPRPVVHGMKEPLQLQDHGNPVSYRNIWIREL
- a CDS encoding TlpA disulfide reductase family protein; the encoded protein is MRNLLIFLCCAAAFTACSKERVSVSGKITNAADSMLYLEEVGVYNTVKVDSVKLSKNGRFSFHYNEKMSGFYQLRIPKDKIIVFFPNPGEKIKITADAKDVVSSVEVSGSHDTEQISKLIKMLNETRVRLDSVAVIYDKTEGDTAKEVLKKKYNSILEKHRRASIAYLLTHYNSLSSLYAIYQQYAPNNYVFYKTTDLQYFKILTDSLTKYHPKSPHVAALKSFSNRRLNELKTQMLMGMPGVKVNQLPEIELPDFAGDTVSLASLKGKLVLLTFWVSGSNDCVNNNLELKKIYQKFRSRGFEIFQVSFDNSVEAWQKAVRFDELPWVSVIESGNNSVLAGNYNVTALPANYLIDRDNVSILAKNLTPDQLQAKLQQMN
- the ftsZ gene encoding cell division protein FtsZ; the encoded protein is MDELMHFELPVNKSSIIKVLGVGGGGSNAVNHMFKQGIKDVDFIVCNTDAQALANTPVPVKIQLGASLTEGRGAGNKPAIGRQAAIESIDNLNEILSINTRMLFITAGMGGGTGTGAAPVIAKAARELGILTVAIVTIPFKNEGPRRVNQALEGIAELEKHVDSLLVINNEKIRQIYGDLRVSEAFSRADDVLAVAAKGIAEIITVHGFINVDFADVQTVMTNSGVSILGTGTASGEGRAINAIKQALNSPLLNDTDIKGAKNILLNIISGDEEVTMDEIGQIIDYVKDCSGINSDLIWGNGNDPELGDRISVTVIATGFNANSIPELYMHKKEIDRIPLSDITVHDHEEESIFVVKDAPTQKSGLVQPSQRTIEFDMNTVDDEILRNLSRVRRPIDARKASDRVNTIKRAHEELKELKHGNRQSDREIEELENTPAFKRKQIQINPQKYSEESKLSNYSLSDDENSQVKLSKENPFLHGAVD
- the nhaD gene encoding sodium:proton antiporter NhaD, which codes for MELTLISLVFIAGYVFIAIEHKIKIDKAASALITGVLCWLLYYMNQHHSSETELRLTEHLGEIAGILFFLMGAMTIVEVVDSHDGFSLITNLVRTRSKTTILILISAITFFLSAILDNLTTSIVMTSLCKKLIHEKEERLWFASMVIIAANAGGAWSPIGDVTTTMLWIKGQITAGNIIIKTFIPSLVVVVVPLAIMLFRFRGQKIQRVNSDSQKNSVSDSNIILFSGIGLLIFVPVFKTLTHMPPFMGMLIALGIIWVISSLVHINKNPDLRHKFSVANALHKIDTSSILFFLGILLAVSALQAIGALTGLAEYINRYVSNIYTTGTILGLMSAIIDNVPLVAAAQGMYSLDVFPTDHAFWEFLALSAGTGGSAIIIGSAAGVAVMGIEKINFFWYLKNISWLALLGFFAGLGAYMLQQMVF
- a CDS encoding sodium-translocating pyrophosphatase, whose protein sequence is MLNNLFWLVPCGSALALGFAYYFFKQMMKEDEGTDTMKKIAQYVREGAMAYLKQQYKVVSLIFVILTLIFAVLAYVLHIQNPWVPFAFLTGGFFSGLSGFIGMRTATYASARAANAAQHSLNHGLRVAFRSGAVMGLVVVGLGLLDISIWFYALNFIIGALDNTTNTLIASDPSMKLIIITTTTLTFGMGASTQALFARVGGGIYTKAADVGADLVGKVEAGIPEDDPRNPATIADNVGDNVGDVAGMGADLYESYCGSILSTAALGASGFTAAGLAAAGIAVTDATQIQFNAVIAPMLVAAVGIVLSILGIFVVRTKEGASQKELLASLGRGVNISSVFIAIFSLGILYILDIPNYFGVWGAMLVGLVSGIGIGKTTEYYTSAGFKPTQAIAGASKTGPATVIINGIGTGMISTAFPVLIVSVAIILAYLFAANFTFTNISFGLYGIGIAAVGMLSTLGITLATDAYGPIADNAGGNAEMSHLGPEVRKRTDALDSLGNTTAATGKGFAIGSAALTALALLASYVEEIKVGISRLPAKAEAFTATTGLDIHKAGIHDIMSYFNIDLMNPRVLVGAFLGSMAAFLFCGLSMTAVGRAAQAMVDEVRRQFREIPGILEGKSTPDYARCVAISTRGAQREMLLPSLLAIIIPVVTGIVFGVAGVMGLLIGSTATGFILAIFMANAGGAWDNAKKFIEEGNFGGKGSDSHKAAVVGDTVGDPFKDTSGPSLNILIKLMSMVSIVVVGVTLATSLI